CTGCGGCTGGGCTGGCTGGGAGACGAGCATCTGGCTTTCTGGTCCATCGTTATTGTGACGATCTGGCAATCGGCGGGATATATGATGATTATTTTCGTCGCCGGATTAATCAATGTGCCGAAAGATGTGATGGAGGCGTCCACCATTGACGGGGCGAACGCTTGGCAGCGCTTGAGAAATGTTACTTTGCCGCTGATGGTTCCATCCTTTGTCGTGACGGTTTTTTTAACCTTGAAAAATGCCTTTATGGTTTATGATGTGAACTACTCCCTGACCGCAGGCGGGCCATACGGCAGTACGACAATGGTATCCATGCATGTCGTTCAAAAAGCCTTTACGGAAAATATCTACGGCGTCGGTCAAGCCGAAGCGATCATGCTGTTCGTCATTGTGGCGGTCATTACGGGACTGCAAGTCTACTTTAGTAAGAAAATGGAGGTTGCTGCCTAATGGAAGCCAGAAAAAAAGCCGCCTCATTCCTGACTTATCTATTGCTGGCCGTATCCTTTGTCCTGTTTGTCTTTCCGTTCTTCCTTATGCTTGTCAACTCCTTCAAGAACAACGGGGAAATACTCGAAAGCCCGTTTTCTCTGCCGCACAGCCTGGATTTCGGGCGTTTTGCCGAAGTCATTGATAAAATGAATTTCTTTGTCTCGTTCAGAAATACGGTCGTCATTACTTTTCTAAGTGTTCTGTTCATCGGCATTTTCGCGGCAATGACCGCTTATTACATGGTAAGACGTCCGACCAAATTCAATAACGGTCTCTTTGCCCTGATGGTCGCTTCGATGATAATTCCTTTTCAATCCATCATGATTCCGCTGATCTATATTTACGGAGCCAAGCTTCACTGGATCGATGCCGCGCCGATTCCGCTGCTGGTCATCTTGTATATTGGATTCGGGAGCGCGCTCTCCATCTTCATGTATCACGGATTTGTAAAATCGATTCCGTATGAGCTGGAAGAAGCTTCATTGCTGGACGGATGCACACGGCCGCAGACTTTTTTCAAGATTGTGCTGCCCATGCTGGCTCCGACCTCCGTCACGATTGCTATTCTGAATGTGCTGTGGATCTGGAACGACTACCTGCTGCCGTCTTTAGTGCTAACGAAAGAGCAGGATTTCACCATGCCGATCAAAATGAAAGTCTTCAACGGTACGTATATGAACAACTGGGAGCTACTGATTCCCGCGCTGCTGCTGACCATTCTGCCTGTTCTTGTCGCCTATCTGTTCGGACAGCGCTATATTATCCGGGGCGTCAGCCAGGGAGCAATTAAGTAAAGCACAGATAAAAATATGTGAGACCTGGAGGAAGTGTGGAGCTATGGAGAATAGAGACCGCAACTGGTGGAAGGAAAGTGTCGTTTATCAAATTTATCCCCGAAGCTTTCAGGATTCGGGTGGAGACGGAATAGGGGATCTGCGCGGTATCATCAACCGGCTCGGATACCTCAGCGATTTGGGCATTGACGTCATTTGGGTATGCCCGGTTTACGACTCGCCGAACGACGATAACGGGTACGACATTCGGGATTTCTATAAAATGCAGGCCGAATATGGAACAATGGAAGATATGCTGGAACTGATAGCCAAAGCGGAAGCCCGCGGTATCCGCATTATTATGGACCTGGTGGCGAACCACACCTCGGATGAACATGCCTGGTTCGTAGAATCCCGCAGCTCCAAAGACAATCCGAAACGCGACTGGTATATATGGAAGCCGGGTTCGGGCGGAGAAGAGCCGACCAATTGGGAGTCGAATTTCGGGGGTTCCGCCTGGGAGTATGACGAGACCACGCAGGAATATTATCTGCACTGTTTTTCCAGAAAGCAGCCGGACCTGAACTGGGAGAATCCCGAAGTTCGCCGGAATATTTTCTCCATGATGGAATGGTGGATCGACAAAGGAATTGCTGGTTTTCGCATCGACGCGATCACCTTTATTAAGAAGAATCAGCAATTTCCGCAGCTGAAGACGGAAGATAGCCGCCGCTATGCTCCTCTTGCCGAGGCAAGCCTGAATCAACCCGGCATCTTGGATTTTCTGCACGAAATGAAACGGGAGGTGCTTGAACCGCGCAATGTGATGAGCGTCGCGGAGGCTCCGGGAGTTCCGATTGAGCAGATTCATGATTATGTGGACGAGCAGAGCGGCGTTTTTAATATGATTTTTCAGTTTGATCATGTGGATCTGGACGTCAAGCCGATGGCCAGAGGAATCTATCATCCCTGGAAGCTGACTGACTTCAAGCATGCCCTGTCCAAATGGCAGAGGGAAACGGCCAATAAGGGATGGATGGCGCTGTTCATGGAGAATCATGACCACGTCCGTTCAGTTTCGAAATTCGGCTGCGATGGGCCATTCCGCGAGGAATCGGCCAAAATGCTGGCCGCCTACTATTTTCTGATGCGGGGAACTCCTTTTATCTATCAAGGGCAGGAGATTGGCATGACCAATCATTACTTTGCTTCGATAGAGGAGTACAGGGATATTGAAAGCATCAATTTTCACTCTTACGAAACGGTCCTTGGCAGACCCGAGGCCGACATTATGGAACATCTGGCGAAAAGAAGCCGGGACCAGGGGCGCATGCCGATGCAGTGGAGTCCGGAGCCGATGGCCGGATTTACGACGGGGGAGCCGTGGCTGCCTATGAATCCAAATTATTCGTCGATCAATGTGGAGCAGTCGCTGCGTGATGACAATTCGATTCTGCATTTCTACCGGAAGCTGATCAGGCTGCGCCGCGAGAATAAAGCGCTGATTTACGGCGGCTATCGGGAGATTTATACGGATTCCGAGGAGCTTGCCGGATATGTTCGGGCCTTGGGTAACGAGGAGTGGACGGTACTATGCAATTTTACGGACCGGAGCATTACATTAGCCGAACCGGTTGCAGGCTCAATTATACTGTCCAATCTGAAAGAGCATAACAACGGCATACTGAAGCCATATGAAACTTTGATATGTAAGGCGGAATGAATCTCTTAGCGGTAGTTACTCTTTTTATACGGATTCGGCTATAATATTTCTTAGTACGACCGTAAAAAGAGTGTATGGAGGCTCATTCATGAATTCGAAGAACAGCGTAATTACAAAATTAAATCTGAATAAATACCCTTCTAAATTGATCCTGAATAAACCGGAAGATATTGATGATTTTAATGAATTGGACTTTGATTCCGCCTTCATAAGAGAGCAATACGATTTGATTTTTATCTTTGTTCTTAATCTCGAGCAATTGGGCCGCCACTTGCAGAACGTCATCGAAAACCAAGCCTTGTATGACAACGGATATTTGTACTTCGCTTATCCCAAGAAAAATAATCCGAAGTACAAAGAGTTCATTGAGCGGGACAGCATCATGGCTCATCTCCCTGTTGACGAGGATGGGTATGTACAGAACAGCCGTTTGAAATTTTCAAGGATGGTCAGTCTGGATGAGGTATTCACCGTTGTCGGCCTGAAATCGCAAGCGCCCAAAACGAAGAAAGCCGCGAGCGCCAAGAGCAGCCAATGCGTTGACGATTATATCGATAACATTTCGGATATCAAGCAATATTTGGAGAGCGATGAAGAAGTATTGGCCGTTTTCAATCAATTAACCTTCGGCTACCAGAAGGACTGGGCCCGTTATGTGTACAGCGCGAAAAGAAGCGAGACGCAGGAGAAACGATTGGGCGAGATGAAAGATATTTTGGCTCAGGGTTATAAGTCAATCGATCTGTATAGAAGAAGAGGGCAATAATGCCGAGCCTATTCAAAATTAAAATATTGACAATTGGCCGGCGCATAACTAATATGTGAAATATCATAAATCCCGAGTGGAATAGTTGATATTATTTCGCTGACCAGACTGCTGGAGGCTTGATTACCCAATCAGGCCTCCTTTTTTGCGTTTCGGTTCGGAAAATCAAGAATATGACAAGGAGTGTATGAGAATGAGTGAAGAAGCAAGAAACCAGATTGTGAAATATTTGAACGATACCCGTTTTGTTGTTTTGGCGACGGTCAACAACGATCAATCGCCTGTTTTGAGAAGTTTGGGTTCCTTTGTCGCCGACGGGTACACGATTTATTTCTCAACTCATAAGAACAGCAAGAAGGTGGAGCAGATTCAGGAGAATCCGAAGATCGTCCTCTTCTTCCAGCATGAGAATCAGGAACTATCAAGCTTTGTTAATATTTCCGTACACGGGACAGCCGAGGCGATTGCCGATCAGGCTGAGATCGACCGGGCGATTCAGCAGCTGGGCAGCCGCAATCCGCGGTTTAAAGAAAGAGCGGAGAAAGGCCTGCTGCAGGATACGGTATTCTATAAGGTGAATGCCCGGGAACTGAAGGTGCTGGATTTCTCCAAGGGAAGCGGAGCGGGCGCCGTCGAAGTCATCGCAGTATAATCGATATTAATGAAACGGAGGCCAGTATATGGCGAAGCAGAAAACAGGTGAATCCCCGTTAAGAATTGGCGTACTCAGTGCGCTTGTATCGGAAATCGAACCGCTGCTCGGCTGGGTGCAGCACGTTCGCCGCATACCTACGCCGGTCGGGCTGCTCTATCAAGCCTCGTATGGAGAACATGAGCTGTTCCTGGGCGTGGCAGGCACGCAGAAGACGAATACGGCGGCTGCGCTTCAGGCTCTTATCACCGGCTACAGCCCAGATGTTCTGTTCTTTACCGGCGTCGCCGGGTCGCTTGACCCGGAGCTTTCGTTAAACGACGTAGTGCTGGCTTCGTCGGTCGTGCATCACGACGCGGGAGTTCTGTACGGAAGCCCGCTGGCGTTTCATCCGTTTGGCCCGAGAATCGTGGACGAAGCTTCGGAGCATGCGGCTCTATGGGGCAGGGTCAACCGCTTCGACAGCGACAGACGGCTGCTGCGGGCGGCCCGTCAAGCGGCGATAAAGCTTACGTCATCGGCACCTGACCGTAAATTCAAAGAGGGAGTCATCGCGACGGGGGATCAGGTCGTCTTCTCATCCGAGAAGCGGCAGCAGATCAGGGACCAGTTCGAAGCCCTGGCCGTCGAGACGGAAGGGGCGGCTTTCGCTCAGGTCGCTTGGACAAATAAGGTGCCGTTCCTTGTGGTCCGTTCCATTTCCGACGACGCCCATGAACAGTCGTTAAGCCCCGAAAAGCTGGAGCGCATTGTGTCCGCCATAGCCATTCATACACCCGAGGAAGAGGCTGGAAATGAACTGGCACGCACGATAAATACGGTGGCTGAAAGCGCAGCGGCGCTTGTCCTTGCTACAATTGATGAACTGCCGGATCATTTGCTGTTAAACGGTCTTGCCGACTCAGCCGATTCTGAAGCTGTTTAGTCAGCGGCGGTCATGAGCGGTGGGCAGTCAGGCCTCTCGAACGCTATGAACGCCGCCGGCATTGAGGTTCGGACGCAGTGCATCTGGGTCAAGAACGCGGCCACCTTTGGCTGGGAGTCGACCTATTCGGCGGCAGCGGCTCAACGCTTATGACTTGTGACCAGATCGGTCGTGTTTGCCGGACCATGGAGCTCGATCCGGTTTTCTGCGACGCTTTCAAGAAGCGGTATAAGGAAGCTACAGGCATTGAGCCGGTATTACTTCATCGTGATGATAGCGCAGCATAAAGATTAGGCATCTAGGTTAATGTATAAAACAGGAAAAAGTTGTATGATTGTTTCTCTTTATTTTCCTTATTTACATCGTTATCATTAGTTTGACCCAAACGATGAAGGAGGAGCAGATGTTAACCAGAATGCCTGTTCATAAAAGAAAAGCCTTGTATTTATTTGGATTTCTTCTCATTTCGGATATCGTGTTGTACTTATTACAAAGGCTTGGATATTATCTCATGCCGTATCTTAGCCCACCTGGATTCTATATTCTTCTTTATCATGTAATTCTTATTGTTGTTATTCTGCTTTTGCTAAAAAAAGTGATTCTCACTGCGGTTACAAGTCCATTTTTGTTGATTATATTAGGTATGGGTCTTTTTCTTTTTTCATTCATGGAATGGAAATACGCATACCTACAATCTCCAGGGCATAAAGAAACACTGGTTGTAAAATATAGGGTAGCCACCTTAGGAGAAAGCACTTATTCCTATGAATTTTATCAACAAACACTTTGGCTTACTGATGAGAAAACTTGAGGGGCAGGAGTATGGAGATATGATCAGAGAATATAAAACACCTGAAGAGGTTCTAGGACTGGACTATCCAAAGTGGATTAACGAAAAGGAGCTTATTTTTAGTACATTAGCGGGAGAGAAGAAAATAATAATGAAATAAATAAAGCCGCCTAACTATCTGGGCGGTTTTTGCAGAGCAGCAGCTCATAGATCAGGTGGACACGGACCTGATTATTCAGGCGAACGAGTCCATTTATCTCCTGACTATCCCGCCTCACACATGAAATAGAAGATTGTAATAGTTTCACACGTATAAATGGCTTATTCGAGCGGAGGGCAGGGGGCAGAAATTTTTTTCTTCAAATTCTTTACCGATCGTTCTCAATATGCTAAGATGGTTTTGCAAGGAGGCTGGGGTGAAGAAATATGGCTAGAAGCAAAGAGTTTGACGTGGATACGGTGTTACTGAAAGCGATGCGGTTGTTCTGGAGTCAAGGCTATGAGAAGACTTCGATGAAAGACCTCGTGGAGACGATGGGCGTTCATAAACGAAGCATGTATGATACGTTTGGAGACAAACATGCTTTGTTTATGCAAGCAATGGAGCGGTACCATGAGACGGTGGGAGCTACCGTCAAAGCCCGCATTCAAGATGCGGCTTGCCCGAAGCAGGCGATCCGGGCCATTTTCGACATGACAATTCACGCGGGGGATGTCCGGCCCGAAGGATGTATGATCGTCAATACGGCGTGCGAGTTGTCCTTGCTCGACCCGGAAGCAGCCGCCAAGGTCAACAATTATTTTGCCAAGACTGAAGAACTGCTGCGCGAGCTGATTGAGCAAGGTCAGGCCGCAGGAGAAATTTCCAAAAAGCGCGACGCGGCGCAGCTTTCTCAATATCTGTTCAAT
This region of Paenibacillus sp. URB8-2 genomic DNA includes:
- a CDS encoding carbohydrate ABC transporter permease; protein product: MITEKSRLKSLGNQLFFTGPTIIFFALAVLIPFAYGLYLTLTDMTSPINPIKFSGFGNYKTAFMDTAFWESMWLTVEFVVATVLIINILGFILAFLVTSGVRMQNFFRTSLFTPNLIGGLILGYIWQFIFVQTLPSIGDKLGIEWLRLGWLGDEHLAFWSIVIVTIWQSAGYMMIIFVAGLINVPKDVMEASTIDGANAWQRLRNVTLPLMVPSFVVTVFLTLKNAFMVYDVNYSLTAGGPYGSTTMVSMHVVQKAFTENIYGVGQAEAIMLFVIVAVITGLQVYFSKKMEVAA
- a CDS encoding TetR/AcrR family transcriptional regulator → MARSKEFDVDTVLLKAMRLFWSQGYEKTSMKDLVETMGVHKRSMYDTFGDKHALFMQAMERYHETVGATVKARIQDAACPKQAIRAIFDMTIHAGDVRPEGCMIVNTACELSLLDPEAAAKVNNYFAKTEELLRELIEQGQAAGEISKKRDAAQLSQYLFNALTGLRVLVKTTKDKQKLENIIEMTLAVLN
- a CDS encoding carbohydrate ABC transporter permease, which produces MEARKKAASFLTYLLLAVSFVLFVFPFFLMLVNSFKNNGEILESPFSLPHSLDFGRFAEVIDKMNFFVSFRNTVVITFLSVLFIGIFAAMTAYYMVRRPTKFNNGLFALMVASMIIPFQSIMIPLIYIYGAKLHWIDAAPIPLLVILYIGFGSALSIFMYHGFVKSIPYELEEASLLDGCTRPQTFFKIVLPMLAPTSVTIAILNVLWIWNDYLLPSLVLTKEQDFTMPIKMKVFNGTYMNNWELLIPALLLTILPVLVAYLFGQRYIIRGVSQGAIK
- a CDS encoding YdeI/OmpD-associated family protein: MNSKNSVITKLNLNKYPSKLILNKPEDIDDFNELDFDSAFIREQYDLIFIFVLNLEQLGRHLQNVIENQALYDNGYLYFAYPKKNNPKYKEFIERDSIMAHLPVDEDGYVQNSRLKFSRMVSLDEVFTVVGLKSQAPKTKKAASAKSSQCVDDYIDNISDIKQYLESDEEVLAVFNQLTFGYQKDWARYVYSAKRSETQEKRLGEMKDILAQGYKSIDLYRRRGQ
- the mtnN gene encoding 5'-methylthioadenosine/S-adenosylhomocysteine nucleosidase — protein: MAKQKTGESPLRIGVLSALVSEIEPLLGWVQHVRRIPTPVGLLYQASYGEHELFLGVAGTQKTNTAAALQALITGYSPDVLFFTGVAGSLDPELSLNDVVLASSVVHHDAGVLYGSPLAFHPFGPRIVDEASEHAALWGRVNRFDSDRRLLRAARQAAIKLTSSAPDRKFKEGVIATGDQVVFSSEKRQQIRDQFEALAVETEGAAFAQVAWTNKVPFLVVRSISDDAHEQSLSPEKLERIVSAIAIHTPEEEAGNELARTINTVAESAAALVLATIDELPDHLLLNGLADSADSEAV
- a CDS encoding pyridoxamine 5'-phosphate oxidase family protein — encoded protein: MSEEARNQIVKYLNDTRFVVLATVNNDQSPVLRSLGSFVADGYTIYFSTHKNSKKVEQIQENPKIVLFFQHENQELSSFVNISVHGTAEAIADQAEIDRAIQQLGSRNPRFKERAEKGLLQDTVFYKVNARELKVLDFSKGSGAGAVEVIAV
- a CDS encoding alpha-glucosidase; amino-acid sequence: MENRDRNWWKESVVYQIYPRSFQDSGGDGIGDLRGIINRLGYLSDLGIDVIWVCPVYDSPNDDNGYDIRDFYKMQAEYGTMEDMLELIAKAEARGIRIIMDLVANHTSDEHAWFVESRSSKDNPKRDWYIWKPGSGGEEPTNWESNFGGSAWEYDETTQEYYLHCFSRKQPDLNWENPEVRRNIFSMMEWWIDKGIAGFRIDAITFIKKNQQFPQLKTEDSRRYAPLAEASLNQPGILDFLHEMKREVLEPRNVMSVAEAPGVPIEQIHDYVDEQSGVFNMIFQFDHVDLDVKPMARGIYHPWKLTDFKHALSKWQRETANKGWMALFMENHDHVRSVSKFGCDGPFREESAKMLAAYYFLMRGTPFIYQGQEIGMTNHYFASIEEYRDIESINFHSYETVLGRPEADIMEHLAKRSRDQGRMPMQWSPEPMAGFTTGEPWLPMNPNYSSINVEQSLRDDNSILHFYRKLIRLRRENKALIYGGYREIYTDSEELAGYVRALGNEEWTVLCNFTDRSITLAEPVAGSIILSNLKEHNNGILKPYETLICKAE